GGGTGAGGCGTCAGCCGGCGACGAACACGTTCCACTCGCAGGCGTCGGCGCCGCGCGCGGTGCAGGCCACGTGCTTGGCGTTGTGCGGCCGGGCGCCGTACTGCGACATCAGCTCGCTGACCACGCCGGTGTAGAAGGCGCAGGCCGCGCCGCCGGGGTCGGCGTTGCTGGTGAGGGCGCCGCGCAGGCGAACGGTGAAGGGCCGGGGCTGCACCTGCAGCTGCGCCGTCCCCGCCAGCTGCCCGATCACCCGGCGCGCGGCGCGGGCGGCGGCGCGCATCTTCATTCCCGAGGGGAGCAGGCGCGCCCAGCGCCGCGACGCTCCCGACTTTTCCTCCCACGCACGGCGCGCCACGCGGCGCCCCGCCTCTTCGAAGATCTCGTCGCAGTCCGGCCGGCGGATCACCAGCCGGATCAGGTCTTCGACGGTGGCGCTGCTCTGCAGGCT
This portion of the Longimicrobium sp. genome encodes:
- a CDS encoding 4-vinyl reductase, which produces MSRTSSRRPVGPNTPSVTPVFPLILLETMRDMDRPEELLEGEDLAASMPRRLGLSDVVYLQIHKFREETRKKSLQSSATVEDLIRLVIRRPDCDEIFEEAGRRVARRAWEEKSGASRRWARLLPSGMKMRAAARAARRVIGQLAGTAQLQVQPRPFTVRLRGALTSNADPGGAACAFYTGVVSELMSQYGARPHNAKHVACTARGADACEWNVFVAG